TATTTGAATAATTAAGGATGTTCTTAATGAAAAAATTAGCATTGGCTTTTTTTCTTATAGTGCTCAGCATACAAATATATGCAGATACAAGATTGGGGATAGAATTACAATACTGTGAGCCAATAAAAAGTTCACAGTCTCACTTTAACTTGAATTCAAATTTTGGAATATCTGGAGATTGGACTAAAAATCGGTTTGGTGTTTCATCTTCAATTTATTACAAACCACTTCCATATACTTCAATTGAAGAAATTCCAGCTGTTATGGTCACAGATTTCTATAGTATTATTGATATTCAGATATCACCAAAAATTTATTTATTTAAAACTGACCGTAAATTTAATCCATTTATTTCTGCTGCAATAGTGCATCGATTTATTCTTACGCCTAAAGATATAGACTATGAGACTGTTGATACAGTTCTTAAAACAATGTTAGGACTTGATTTCAAATTTGAACGATTTTCTCTGTTACTGCAGGGAGGAATAATACCTGTGAAATATATGAAATCAAATGAGTTTCTACTAATACCAGATGATTTTGATTCAGTTATATCTTTTGCATTTCTATATAATTTTAAATAGTTATATACGGCTTAACACGATGGCGTTAAACCGCCGCCCAATGTAAATTACGGTCAATCTTAAATAGTATTCCTGGCCGACAAGTGCATTAAGAATGAAGTGAAGTTGAGTCGTGGAATATTTTGGCTTGGGATCAGGAAAAGGGATGAAAAGCCGTATTAGGCCTATTAGACAATGAAATTTCAACCTTTTGGTTGATAGCCAATTTTATCAATTTTCCTCATACTTAGATATAGAAGATTCAAGGGGAGGATCATGTCTATAAGAAATGCGAAATCAGAAGATTTATCAAAGATATCGGAAATCCATATTTCTGGATGGAGATTCGCATATAAAGGAATCTTGGCTGATGAATACCTCTACAATCAAGATTTCTCAAATGATGCATATATTTTATACAACAGAATATTAGAATCACCTCATCCAAAATTAGAAATATTCGATGATGGAACTATCAAGGGATTCATTGTTCATAATACAAGAGATCTCAAAACTGAACATTATTATGAAATATCATCTCTTTATGTTGAGCCTGAATTTCTGAGGCAAGGGATTGGATCATCATTATTAAGAAATGCTGAAACCTATGCCCGCAGTTGTGGAGAAAATGTCATTAAAATATGGTGCATGGAAAAAAACGAGTTGGGATTAGATTTTTATTATCGTCATGGCTATATTTTCGATGGAGAAAAAATAAAGGATGGTCGATTACAGACCGCTGTTATGAGATTAAAGAAAGACTGCCAATAACCGGCCATCATCTAGCAGGAGAAATAATGGAAATACGAGAAGTTCATGGGCTGCCAGACTATCAGAAAATCCTTCCATTACTTAAAGCAGAATGGGAACAGTGGCCTGAAGGCTCAGAGCATAAGAATGACACTGAGCAAGAAATGGTGAATAAGATGACTGATAGTCATTTGGTAAATGCTGATGTAACAAAATTCTTAATTAAAGATGGTCAAATATTAGGGTTTTATCGATACACAAAGATTCCCAGGAATAGTGATGATACAAAGATCGCACATACAATGGATATTTCTATTCTTCCAGGTAATCAGAAACGAGGACTAGGGAGCTTGCTGCTTAAAGATATGATTGATGATTCTCGGTCTCGTGGTTTTGAATCCTTACAGAGTAGAACATCCAAAGTAAATACAGCTTCTATTGCATTGCATAAGAAAATTGGATTTCAATTGATATTAGAAAAGGATGATTCTTATGTTTGGGAAATATCACTATGAGTTGGATATTTGGAATTCTTATTACCGCAGCTAATATACCGAAGAGTCTTCACGGTAATTGGAAACCAGAGAAAGATTCTCTATAATTTTCAATTCTGACCTACCCACGTTGATCATGACTTTTTAATCTCATCAAAGGATATCACACAGTTCCGGCTTTTCCGTTTGCCATAATACAACGCTATATCGGCTCTCTTTATCATACCGTCTATTGTATCCCCGGAATTTACGACAGACACACCAAGAGTTAATGTCACTGATACTGATTGATTGCTGCCGTCAAATTCATATCTATGCTCTTCCACGGTCTTTCTGATGCGTTCAGCCAATGTTATAGCTTGTACCCTGTCTGTTGCCGGCAATAAAAGGAGGAATTCTTCACCTCCCCATCGAGCAACGGTATCATATGTTCTGATCGATTTACGTATGTCTTTTGTGATTGACTTCAGTAAATAATCCCCGCAATCATGCCCGTATAAGTCATTGATATTTTTAAAGAAATCAATATCAGAGCTTACCAGAGCGAACTCCGTACCGCTTTTTTGATATCGCTTATATTCTTGCTGAATTTGTTGCTCCATATACCGCCTGTTATAAAGGCCTGTCAGGCTATCGGTCATTGAGATCCGCTCAAGTTCCTGGTGACGCCTGGTTCCTGATATAGATGTGGCAATCAGGTAATAGCTAAAGAAAATCAATATTGTAGTTTATATCAAGGTGATAAAAGTAGACAGAAGATATGTTCGTTGAAAAGCATAACTGGTCAGTAACAGGAAAGATAAGATAGGAAACAATGTAAAACTTGTATTATGTTGATCTAGAATCCCAATGATATCTTTAATGGGTGATTTCATATACCGCTTTACAAACGGCAGGGCAGCCAGTTCCAGTATCAGGCCTGCCAAAACAAAAGTCTTTGGAACTGCAGGAGATAAAAAATAGTCTATATGTGTAAAGATAAGGTATATAAGTTGAGTCAGAGAAAATATCATGTAGAAGACAAAGATTTTTGCCTGAAATGTTTCTTTAAATATCAGGATACTTGGAACCAGGAATAAGGAGCCCAGTATGTAGCTAAGCAGCGAAGGATCGAGGTTGAAAGAGTAGAGCAACGAGTGCATTAAAAATGTCGTAAACCATGCAGCAATATACGCCAGAACTTGGAAGACCCGCGATCGCCTTGGTTCTAAAAAAATATATAATAATATAATATTTTCAATCAGGAATACACTTTTACTTAAAAAATACACACTCTTTATAGAGTCCAGCATCATTTCTCCATAACAATATCAGGCTTCACATTACAAAAATACTACCATTTATTCCTCATAATAATAAGTATTTTGTAGTAATTATTCCAAACAATGAAAAGCACCGGAAGGATGTTGAATACAAGTGCCAGAGTTCCATCAAGCCCGGTAAGCTATTATAAATATGAAGTGCCGGATATTTCTGAATATGGAATATCCGGCACAACTGCACAGGCCGTAAGATGGTTTAGTTCTTGATTATTCTACCTTCAAAAATCTTATTCCTCCATATTTTAATGTCTCCTGTGAACCTGTGTATTCCAGTACATATCCCAGATTGCGCCCATATCCCTGGACCTGAAGAAGGGAATCCGAGAGAATATTCAGAGCCATAGGAGTCTGTTGCCCCATTACATCGAGAGTCAGTATCATGCTTTCGGCTTCGGGATCATATGAGAGTGTGACAGCGTTGAGTGCCACACCCACCGTGACAGGCAGTTCCGGTATGTAGCGGCCCATCCGCGGTTTCCATGAATTTGGAAGAGAATACTGTGTGACTGGAAAAACGGGACCTATGAAAAAGTTGCCCCAGTAACAGAAGAGATTCTCAGGTTCTTCTCCTACCGGAGAACTGGAAATAAAGCGGATACCGCTCCCCTCCACTTCCAGGATATTGTCTGAAGAGAACAGGATGGGTGCGTGAATTCCCATTTGAGAGAAATCTGCCCATAACTGCCCTTCCCTGGATTCCATTCTGAAGAGTCCCAAGTTCCCGACATTGTAATGACCAGCTTTCCGGGTAATTTCCTTCTCGCCGGGTACAAGTGAATGCCTCTCGGGATCAGCTGTCCCCGTTGGAGTCTGATCGGCACCGATCAGCAGAGCCAGCACTTCTTCACAAAGAGAATTCAGTGCAATATCATCGATAATGTTGTCATTGGCAGAAAGGAAAATACCAATGCCCTCCTCCGGCAGTAGCTTCAAAGAGGAACGAAAAGGGGGGATTGTGCCTCCGTGCTCCACCATGAGCCGGTTGTAGAAATCTTTCAGCCAGAATGTAAGGCCTATCTCAAAATCATAATCCAGGGGAACATCTCCGTTCTGCCTGATAAACATGGAACGGAGGGTTTCGGGCCGAACAATCAGGTCTGATTCACCACGGCTGCAGGAGAGCAGCTCATCCATGAAGGCTCCCATATCCCGGGCGGAGAGGAGTATTGATCCAGCAGGAATATCTCTGATAAATTTCAGTTCTTCCGCCTCTCCTGCCGTGAATCCTCCGGAAACTCCCGGTGTATTCCGATCTGTAAGTGAGACTAGGGCATCGTCCATTCCGGCAGGTCGGAAAATCTTCTGCTCCAGATAGGCCGCATATGTCATGCCCGAGACGGTCCCGACCAGCTCTCCCAGGAGACTGAATCCCGCATTATTGTAAGCAAACACAGTCCCTGGTGCTCCGGTGAGATACTCTTGGGAGAGCAGAGCGGACATACTCATGAAATAGTCCGGATCATACTGTGTCAGTTCAAAGTCTTTCATGTAATCACTGGGGATTCCCGAATGATGAGTCAGAAGATTCCGGATTGTGACTGGGGCATCATCAGGGCGCAGCAGTTTTGGATTGAAGTCTTTCAGATAAAGACGGATATCCGCATCCAGATCGACAACACCTTCTTCAGCCAGTTTCATCACAGCCAGAGCGGTCACGATTTTGGAAACTGATCCGATCTGGAAAAGAGTGTCTTCTGTCACAGCCTCCCCTTCCGTGTTTCTGTATCCGAAGCCCCGGGCAAACAGCAGCTCTCCCTCATACACAACAGCGGCACTCAGGCCAGTGATTCCTATGCGGTCAACGGCTTCCTGAAGCAGATTCTCCGCGTCCTGCCGGGGACTCTGTTTCTGCGGGAAAATCCCGGCACAAGATATAAATAGCAACAGGGTGAGTAATAAAACGAATAATGATTTGATTTTCATATGAACTCCTCATAATTTTAATCTGAGATTAGAGAGAGGAGCGGAATAATCCTATCAGCCTTTGTATGACTATGCTGAATAAAAGAGGTTGATTTTTGTATGATACAGGCTAAAGGGGCTCTCTGAAGCGGTATTTCAGCTCCGAGCGGCCGCTGACCCCCGTTTTTTTGTACACCCGTGAGACATGGGTTTTGACTGTCGCCATGGAGATTCCCAGACTGGAGGCAATCTCTTTGTAGGAGCAGGATTCCGACAGGAGCTGCATAACCTCAGTTTCCCTGTCTGTCAGTCCGAAGCGCATCTGAACTTCCAGAGGGGTTGCGGCATCATCCTCTGCACTATCTGAAGGGATGCTGCGATTCAACATGTATCGAATAGAGAAAATCAGGGCAGCAATGGTCAGAAAGAGAAAGGAGACCGCATCCGCTGGATGGATCTGCCTTGTTCGGGGGAGCATTCTCTCTAAAACCATCCAGGGTATGATCAGAGAATATCCAATCAAACCTGTCACACGTATTCTGTGAGAAAGATTATTCCCGGTTCTGATACAAAAAAGATATGCCCAGAGATAGAGGGCGAAGACCATGATCAGGAGAGAAACAATCAGAGAGAGCATGGGGAGGGAGAAGGATGTGACAAAGAGTATAACTTCCGCCACTGTCAGTATAAAAAGAAGCACCCTTCCCGCAGGACGGAAAAACCTGACAGAAACCTTCCCGAGTGCTTCAATCAGGCGCAAGACGCTGTAGAGCAACAGAGGAACTGTCAGCAGCTGAAACGCTGCCAGAATATTTTTCAGAGAGGGTCCCATAGAATGACTCAGACTGAATGCAATCCCCACAAAGTAATTCAACGCATGAAAGAACACGACCATTAATCCAATTCGGACACCCTTGTGAGGGGACAGAAAAGAGAGATAGATGAGGACAATCAGGGAGCTGATCCCTGTGAAAAAGGCGGCAATTTGTATTATGGCGTCAATGGAAAGAGTCATAAACGGAATTATACACAAAAGAAAGTACTATACCCATACTCTTCAAAAAGAAGCCCTTCATTTTGGAGTTTCTATATCTGCTCTTAACAAAGAGTACATTTCTAAATTCACAAAATTATTATTCTCAAATTCGTATTCTCTCAATTTCCCTTCATACTGGAATTTATTTTTCTGTAACACGATTTTAGAACCTATATTTCTTTCATCAACCAGTGCTTCAATTCTATTGTTATCAAAACTATCAAATGCATATTTCAATAATAATCCTATAAAATTAGTAATGATACCTTTTCCCCAATAGCTTTTTTCTAATTTATATCCAATCTCTATTCTCTTATGAGTTTTGCTATAATTGAAGAATCCGATATCACCGATATACTCATCTGATTCTTTTTCGACTATGATCCATCTTCCGGCATTATCACTAAAAGATTCA
This genomic stretch from Oceanispirochaeta sp. M1 harbors:
- a CDS encoding GNAT family N-acetyltransferase, with translation MSIRNAKSEDLSKISEIHISGWRFAYKGILADEYLYNQDFSNDAYILYNRILESPHPKLEIFDDGTIKGFIVHNTRDLKTEHYYEISSLYVEPEFLRQGIGSSLLRNAETYARSCGENVIKIWCMEKNELGLDFYYRHGYIFDGEKIKDGRLQTAVMRLKKDCQ
- a CDS encoding serine hydrolase; its protein translation is MKIKSLFVLLLTLLLFISCAGIFPQKQSPRQDAENLLQEAVDRIGITGLSAAVVYEGELLFARGFGYRNTEGEAVTEDTLFQIGSVSKIVTALAVMKLAEEGVVDLDADIRLYLKDFNPKLLRPDDAPVTIRNLLTHHSGIPSDYMKDFELTQYDPDYFMSMSALLSQEYLTGAPGTVFAYNNAGFSLLGELVGTVSGMTYAAYLEQKIFRPAGMDDALVSLTDRNTPGVSGGFTAGEAEELKFIRDIPAGSILLSARDMGAFMDELLSCSRGESDLIVRPETLRSMFIRQNGDVPLDYDFEIGLTFWLKDFYNRLMVEHGGTIPPFRSSLKLLPEEGIGIFLSANDNIIDDIALNSLCEEVLALLIGADQTPTGTADPERHSLVPGEKEITRKAGHYNVGNLGLFRMESREGQLWADFSQMGIHAPILFSSDNILEVEGSGIRFISSSPVGEEPENLFCYWGNFFIGPVFPVTQYSLPNSWKPRMGRYIPELPVTVGVALNAVTLSYDPEAESMILTLDVMGQQTPMALNILSDSLLQVQGYGRNLGYVLEYTGSQETLKYGGIRFLKVE
- a CDS encoding GGDEF domain-containing protein; translation: MIFFSYYLIATSISGTRRHQELERISMTDSLTGLYNRRYMEQQIQQEYKRYQKSGTEFALVSSDIDFFKNINDLYGHDCGDYLLKSITKDIRKSIRTYDTVARWGGEEFLLLLPATDRVQAITLAERIRKTVEEHRYEFDGSNQSVSVTLTLGVSVVNSGDTIDGMIKRADIALYYGKRKSRNCVISFDEIKKS
- a CDS encoding GNAT family N-acetyltransferase, whose product is MSESKIGFEYLNYKLRKPQNKDAAKLISISNDNETMEFYGSSGSYIKTEEEALKEISWMTESFSDNAGRWIIVEKESDEYIGDIGFFNYSKTHKRIEIGYKLEKSYWGKGIITNFIGLLLKYAFDSFDNNRIEALVDERNIGSKIVLQKNKFQYEGKLREYEFENNNFVNLEMYSLLRADIETPK
- a CDS encoding LuxR family transcriptional regulator codes for the protein MTLSIDAIIQIAAFFTGISSLIVLIYLSFLSPHKGVRIGLMVVFFHALNYFVGIAFSLSHSMGPSLKNILAAFQLLTVPLLLYSVLRLIEALGKVSVRFFRPAGRVLLFILTVAEVILFVTSFSLPMLSLIVSLLIMVFALYLWAYLFCIRTGNNLSHRIRVTGLIGYSLIIPWMVLERMLPRTRQIHPADAVSFLFLTIAALIFSIRYMLNRSIPSDSAEDDAATPLEVQMRFGLTDRETEVMQLLSESCSYKEIASSLGISMATVKTHVSRVYKKTGVSGRSELKYRFREPL
- a CDS encoding GNAT family N-acetyltransferase, with the translated sequence MEIREVHGLPDYQKILPLLKAEWEQWPEGSEHKNDTEQEMVNKMTDSHLVNADVTKFLIKDGQILGFYRYTKIPRNSDDTKIAHTMDISILPGNQKRGLGSLLLKDMIDDSRSRGFESLQSRTSKVNTASIALHKKIGFQLILEKDDSYVWEISL